The following are encoded together in the Gouania willdenowi chromosome 14, fGouWil2.1, whole genome shotgun sequence genome:
- the LOC114476106 gene encoding putative transcription factor ovo-like protein 3, whose translation MPRSFLVKKKQGACGAWQWKEPSQHEWKEDTLESESVREQISSSSPTPQPVSMSPPVAPPASGTAVETIETVRLPDSEPSRTDHKPDWSALMLRGCFCRPNTLALVNRAKSRPRTSPTSGDFVCSVCHKIFPLQRMLTRHLKCHSLVKRHFCQFCGKGFNDTFDLKRHMRTHTGIRPYKCELCEKAFTQRCSLESHMRKIHGVQQQYAYRQRRSKIFVCEDCGFTSSRPDEYFLHVRQSHPSSPALRRYYRRQTSESSSVGPAEHKLYKPYLVYSTPTLYM comes from the exons ATGCCGAGGTCGTTCCTTGTGAAGAAGAAACAAGGAGCATGTGGAGCTTGGCAATGGAAAGAACCAAGCCAACATGAGTGGAAAGAAGACACACTGG aaagtgaaagtgtCAGAGAGCAGATATCCAGCAGCAGTCCGACCCCACAGCCTGTATCCATGTCTCCACCTGTAGCCCCCCCAGCCTCTGGGACAGCAGTGGAAACTATAGAAACTGTTCGTCTGCCTGACTCAGAACCATCCAGGACTGACCACAAACCAGACTGGTCTGCACTGATGCTGAGAGGCTGCTTCTGTCGTCCCAACACACTGGCCCTGGTCAACAGAGCAAAG TCCAGACCTCGTACGTCCCCCACGTCAGGTGACTTTGTGTGCTCGGTGTGCCACAAGATCTTCCCCCTACAGCGCATGTTGACGCGCCACCTCAAGTGCCACAGCCTCGTCAAGagacatttttgtcaattttgtgGCAAAGGATTCAATGACACTTTTGACCTGAAGAGGCACATGCGAACACACACAG GTATCCGTCCCTATAAATGTGAGCTGTGTGAGAAGGCCTTCACACAGCGATGTTCTCTTGAGTCCCACATGAGAAAGATCCACGGCGTTCAGCAGCAGTACGCCTATCGCCAGCGACGCTCCAAGATATTTGTGTGTGAGGATTGTGGTTTCACCTCCAGTCGCCCTGATGAGTACTTCCTCCATGTGAGACAAAGCCACCCCAGTAGCCCTGCCCTGCGGAGGTACTACCGACGCCAAACCAGTGAGAGCAGCAGCGTTGGACCTGCAGAGCATAAACTATATAAACCATACCTGGTTTATTCAACCCCAACACTTTACATGTAG